In Flavobacterium luteolum, the DNA window TTTTTTACGAAAAATAACCAATATCGGAATCCTTACGAAACTCGATGAAAAGAAAAGCAATGTAGCGCATAAAGCCCCAAACTTATATTCTTTTGATAAAGAAAAATACGATGAGGTTCTTAAAAACGGACTGAATCAAGGCTGGTAAGAAATAATAATTTAAAATGCACGGTTATGATTTCAATTGAAACCTTTAGAAAATTAGCGTTATCATTTCCAAATGCAACAGAGGAACCTCATTTTGAGAAGACTTCTTTTCGAATCAAAAAGAAGATTTTTGCCACTTTTGACGAAAAAAATAATCATGCCGTTTTAAAATTAACCGAAATAGACCAGTCGGTTTTTTGTGCGTCAAGCGAAAAGATTTTCTATCCAATTCCAAATAAATGGGGAAAACAAGGTTGGACAATCGTCGAACTTTCAAGAGTAAGGCCCGAAATGTTTGAAGATGCCTTGATACGATCTTATGAAACTGTGGCTTCACAAAAGAGATAAAATTGCTATCTCACAATCGTTCTAAAAGTCAAATTAACCCTCGGTTTTTGTGTAGTTTTTGTTGGAGGAAGTCTGTGAAGCCAATACGTTTGCGTTTCATCTTTCATGACCAATAAACTTCCGTGTTCCAGAATCATAGAAACCGTTTCTTTTGACTCTTTATGTTTGAAAGCAAATTTACGTTCGGCACCAAAACTGACAGATCCGATTGCGCCATTTTTCTTTAAATCTTTTTCGGCATCGCTGTGCCAAGCCATTCCTTCTTCTCCAGAATGATAAAGATTAAGCAAGCAAGAATTGAAAGTTTCTCCTGTTTTTTCTTCAATGATTTTTTTTAGTTTCAAAAGCTCGGGCGTCCAAGGCAAAGCTTTTTTTGTTGTATTCGAATACGTATATTCAAATTCCTGATCGCCGTACCATGCCACTTTTCTTTTGGTCAAAATTAATTTTCCAAAGATTATCGCTTCATCATTTTTCCATTCAATTGTATTTAATAAAATATCACGGTAGAAGTCGGCTTCTGTTCTCGAAAATAATTTTCCATAATAATTCACCGTTCCATCTTTTGGAAGCAGATTCGTTGTTTCGTCTGTTTGAGGATTAAATAAGTCCATTTTTCCATTTTTGATATTCTGATTTCATGCAGTGACCGCAAGGTCTGAAACCATTTTGGATGGCATCTTTTTCAGAAGAAAAGAAAACCCGATTCTCCCGTTTCATTCTTTTTCCCGAAGAACATTTTAGTGTTCCGTAGATCTTTAATTTCTG includes these proteins:
- a CDS encoding alpha-ketoglutarate-dependent dioxygenase AlkB family protein; translation: MDLFNPQTDETTNLLPKDGTVNYYGKLFSRTEADFYRDILLNTIEWKNDEAIIFGKLILTKRKVAWYGDQEFEYTYSNTTKKALPWTPELLKLKKIIEEKTGETFNSCLLNLYHSGEEGMAWHSDAEKDLKKNGAIGSVSFGAERKFAFKHKESKETVSMILEHGSLLVMKDETQTYWLHRLPPTKTTQKPRVNLTFRTIVR
- a CDS encoding MmcQ/YjbR family DNA-binding protein, translating into MISIETFRKLALSFPNATEEPHFEKTSFRIKKKIFATFDEKNNHAVLKLTEIDQSVFCASSEKIFYPIPNKWGKQGWTIVELSRVRPEMFEDALIRSYETVASQKR
- a CDS encoding Ada metal-binding domain-containing protein — encoded protein: MIKHSKISDSDLRNKIKKGEICFGGNQKLKIYGTLKCSSGKRMKRENRVFFSSEKDAIQNGFRPCGHCMKSEYQKWKNGLI